GGGACTATATTGCTAGGACTAAAGGCAGCTTGCTCAACTTCGTTAAAGTAGTTTTCTGGGTTTTTGTTAAGTACCATTTCGCCAACATCAATCAAAGGCACTATGCTGTGTGGCCAAATTTTAGTAAGATCAAAAGGATTAAAACCAAGTTTATCAGTGTCATTTTCAGCTAAAATTTGAAGTTGGACCTTCCATTTTGGAAAATCTCCTTTATCTATGGCTTCATAAAGATCTCTTTGATGACTTTCTCTATCTTTTGCGATGAGTGCTTCAGCTTCAGCATTTGTAAGATTTTTGATACCTTGCATGGTTTTAAAGTGAAATTTTACCCAAAATCTTTCGTTTTTATCGTTGATAAAGCTATAAGTATGGCTTCCAAAGCCGTGCATGTGGCGGTAGCTTGCAGGGATACCACGATCACTCATCAAAATGGTAACTTGATGAAGTGCTTCAGGGCAAAGTGTCCAAAAGTCCCAAGCTGCATTTGCATTTCTTAAGTGAGTTCGTGGATCTCTTTTTTGGGTATGAATAAAATCAGGGAATTTATACGCATCGCGTATGAAAAAAGTAGGGGTGTTATTGCCTACCAAATCCCAATTTCCCTCGCGTGTATAAAATTTGATCGCAAAGCCACGAACATCTCTTTCTCCATCAGCTGCACCTGCTTCTCCTGCAACGGTTGAAAAGCGTAAAAAAAGTGGGGTTACCTCGCCCTTAGCAAAAACCTTTGCCTTGGTAAATTTACTTAAATCAGCTGTGATTTTAAGCTCTCCATAAGCAGCACTTCCCTTAGCATGAACAGTTCTTTCTGGGATTCTTTCTCTGTTTTGATGAGCAAGTTTTTCAAGCAAAAGATAATCTTGCATTAAAAGAGGTCCTTTTGCACCTGCGCTGAGTGAGTTTTGGTTATCAGCGATGATATTACCAAAATCGTTAGTCATTTTTTTCATTTTTTTCTCCTAAACAATAATTTTTATTGATTGAGAAATTATATCTATATAAAATTAAAATTTTATTAAATAATAAAATTTATTAATTATTTTTTAATTGTCCTAGCCTATAAAGAGCAAAATCATATTTACAAGGATCATTTGGGCTAAATTTTTTAAGAGCAAAGGTAAGTTCTTCTACAGCCTTAAAATCATAAATTTTTCTTGTCATGAGCTTAAAATCAAGAGAAACCCTATGAGTATGAGTATCTAAGGGTATAAGTAAATCTTTAGTATGTATCTTAGTAAAAAGTCCCATATCTAGCTCATCTTTTCTAACCATCCACCTAAGATACATATTTATGCGTTTGAAAGTACTTTTTGGTATGGTATCAAAGATTTTTCCAAAGAAAAAATTGTAACCGTAACTTTGATAAGGATTGAGTTTATAAATTTTTTCTAAAAAAGCTTTTATAGCCTCAGTGATATTTTCATTTTTCAAATACGCTTTTGTAAAAAGCTCATTTAAAGAAATTTCTTGCTTTAATCTTCTTAAGCTAATAAAAATTTGAGCAATATCTTTTTCATTTTGAAATCTATATTTTAAACCCTTGCTTTCTTTTATGATTTTATTTTCATTTGAATCAAGCAAGGAAAAGTCAAGTTTTTTAAGAAAATTGAGTATATTTCTTGCATTTCCATAGGCGAATAAAGCACACAGCAAGGCTATGAACTCATCATTATAAATTTTAGCTATTTGCAGAGGATCAGCTTCTTCATAAAGAGCTTGAATGTTGTTTTTATCAGCACTCAAGCTATCTAAAAGTGCTTTCACTAGGATTTTAGTCCAAGTAGGGTATCAAGCATTTGATCAACAGTGGTAACAACCTTTGAAGCAGCCCCATAACTTGTTTGGTATTGAATGAGTGCTGCAAGTTCTTCGTTGGTATTAACTCCATTTAAGGATTGAAATTCCTCATACACAGCATTATAAAGTGCTGTGTTGGTATTATGAGTCATATTATTTGCTTCTCCTGTTGAAGCTATGCTTCCTGTAAATTTTCTATAATAACCATCTAAAGACTTTGTATCTACTGTGCCATCTGGATTATAAAAATTTATTTTTTGATATTGTAACTGAAGCATAGCATTAGCTATATCATTATCTCCGTCAGTCCCATTTTTACTTGCCTTAAGAACACTTGGATCTGTTATAAGTTCGTCTCTTACGCGGATATTATTTGCATTTGTTCCGCTAAAAAAGCCTCCTATGCTAAAAGCTCCTGCAAAATTTGTCCCATTATCTTGTATGGCAACTTTAAAACCGGGATTTTTAAAATTAATTTGAAAAACTCCATTATTGTTTCTAAAATCATAATTATAATTTGCCGTAAGATAGTCATCAACATCGTTTGTGGTGTTATTGTCATTATTATCATCTGTGTTTGAATTTATTTGATCTACGATATCTTGCATTGTTGTATTGATGTTGATAGTAATGGTTTTTTTATTTACTTCTTGTCCCTTATCATCATAGATAATCACATCAAAAGTTCCTGTTTGGATATTTTTATCATAATTAGTTAAAGTTGTATCATCAGTAAGATATGATAAAGTGTCAGATTGAACAGAACTTTTTGCTGATGAGGCGTAGATATTATTTGCATGAGTGATCAAGGTTTTTGCAAAGGTATTTAAATCGTCCTTGTAGCCTTGCAAAATGCCTCCATCATATCTTTGGGTTTTCTTATCATATGTCCTTCCTCTAAGTTCCAGCTGAGCACCAATTTTTCCACCTGAAAGCTTATCTGTCATATCAACTATCTTCTCATCTCTCGTTTGATAGACTATCCTATGATCGCCACTGACTTCATCTGTAATGATTTGCAAAGGGATAAAGCTTTCCCCATCAACTAAAACATGTCCTTCAAGAGTAAGATTGTAGTTTCTTCCTCCATCAGTCATGGTGGATTCAAAACGACTAGTTTGAGTTAATATGCTTTTTGAGGCTACTCCACTAACGAGCTTTGAAAGTGTAAGTTCAAGCTCATCTCTTCTATCTCTTAGCTCATTAGCATGATCAGTATCCAAAACTTCTTGTCTTCCAATCTGCTTGTTTAAATTTGCGATTTCCTTACCTACGCGATTGATTTCATCAACGGTATTAAAAATATCCTCATTGATTGTTTTTTGAATTTTATCAAGATCAGCATAACTTCTGTTAAGGCTTTCAGTAAGAGTTTGAGCAACTTTGATTAAATTTTGTTTTACAGCCCCATCATTTGGGTTTGAGGCAAAATTATTCCAAGCTGCATTATAGTTTTCTAAATCCGCCAAAACACCGCTTAACTGAACATCAGGAAATCTTTTTGCAATTTCTTCAAGCTTGGTTTTCATATAAGAGGTGTATTCAACCTTTGTTGTTCCATCTTTGAGTTTAACATAGGAGTATTCATCATGCAAACGAACTATGGCATCTATGTTTGTTCCCATGCCAAGTTCTAGCCCATTTCCTATGTTGTAAAATCCTGCCGTTGTTTGTATGGCTTTTTGTCTTGTATAAAAGGTACTATTGGCATTGGTTATGTTATTTCCGGTTGTAGAAATTTGAATTTCAGAAGCTTTTAAGCCTGTAACGCCTTTATCTAAGGTAGCAAAAATATTATTTCCCATTTTTTATCCTTTTTTATACATTAAGCTTGAACAACGACTCAGGAGTTGTCTTTTTATCTCCATAAGCATTATTCGTTCCACTTCCGTTATCAAACATAGTATTTAATAAACCATCTAAAAAATCTTTCACGATCAGCACATATTTTGCGTATTCTTTATTGATTTTATGAAGTTCTTGAAGTCTTTGTTTAAAAGAAGCAAGCTTTTCCTTGTCCTCATCATCTAAAATTTCAGCTAAATTCTTACTTCCATTTTCGCTAAGCTCTAGCAAGCTTTGGTCAATTTGTTTTTTTACATTTGTAAATTTTTGAATAAGGGCTGTTTTTTTATCTACACTAGCTTTGACGCCGGAGTGTTTTCCAGCTTGAATTTGAGTGATATCATCTTCAGTAAGAGCGATAAGCTCATCAAGTATTGTATTTGCGTTTTCTAGATATGTTTTGATCATTTTATTTTCCCTTCTTTTAGATGAACTCAAAAAAGGGAAAATAACTTAAAGCAAAGAATCAGCAATAGCTTCAGCAGTAGCTTTGGTGTCTAATTTATATTCACCATTTTTGATTTGCTCAGCTATTTTTGCTAGCTTCGTATTTTCAGTTTTTTGAGTCTCGTTCGTTTTTGACTCTTTATCTGTTTTGTTTATATTTGCGTTATTTATGCTTGAAGCATAACTTTGATTTATCCCGCTAATCATCTTTGTCTCCTTAGTTTTTATGCTTTTAAGCTAAATCGACAAAACCTAAAAAAACTTAACCCCTTTCTTTTAAAAAATCAAATAATAATTGAGAAAAACCTATACCCCCACTCAAAGCCTTGCTCATGGTATCATTATACATAGATGAGTAAATATCATCACTAGCATCTTTTTCAAAGATACTCGCCTTGTTTTTCATGGAAATATCAAGCACGGTTTTAATCAAAAAACTTTCAAAAGCATCTGTTTGTTCTTTTAAAGCCTTGTCA
This genomic interval from Campylobacter sp. MIT 99-7217 contains the following:
- a CDS encoding flagellar biosynthesis anti-sigma factor FlgM codes for the protein MISGINQSYASSINNANINKTDKESKTNETQKTENTKLAKIAEQIKNGEYKLDTKATAEAIADSLL
- a CDS encoding TIGR02757 family protein, yielding MLVKALLDSLSADKNNIQALYEEADPLQIAKIYNDEFIALLCALFAYGNARNILNFLKKLDFSLLDSNENKIIKESKGLKYRFQNEKDIAQIFISLRRLKQEISLNELFTKAYLKNENITEAIKAFLEKIYKLNPYQSYGYNFFFGKIFDTIPKSTFKRINMYLRWMVRKDELDMGLFTKIHTKDLLIPLDTHTHRVSLDFKLMTRKIYDFKAVEELTFALKKFSPNDPCKYDFALYRLGQLKNN
- the flgK gene encoding flagellar hook-associated protein FlgK, which gives rise to MGNNIFATLDKGVTGLKASEIQISTTGNNITNANSTFYTRQKAIQTTAGFYNIGNGLELGMGTNIDAIVRLHDEYSYVKLKDGTTKVEYTSYMKTKLEEIAKRFPDVQLSGVLADLENYNAAWNNFASNPNDGAVKQNLIKVAQTLTESLNRSYADLDKIQKTINEDIFNTVDEINRVGKEIANLNKQIGRQEVLDTDHANELRDRRDELELTLSKLVSGVASKSILTQTSRFESTMTDGGRNYNLTLEGHVLVDGESFIPLQIITDEVSGDHRIVYQTRDEKIVDMTDKLSGGKIGAQLELRGRTYDKKTQRYDGGILQGYKDDLNTFAKTLITHANNIYASSAKSSVQSDTLSYLTDDTTLTNYDKNIQTGTFDVIIYDDKGQEVNKKTITININTTMQDIVDQINSNTDDNNDNNTTNDVDDYLTANYNYDFRNNNGVFQINFKNPGFKVAIQDNGTNFAGAFSIGGFFSGTNANNIRVRDELITDPSVLKASKNGTDGDNDIANAMLQLQYQKINFYNPDGTVDTKSLDGYYRKFTGSIASTGEANNMTHNTNTALYNAVYEEFQSLNGVNTNEELAALIQYQTSYGAASKVVTTVDQMLDTLLGLKS
- a CDS encoding catalase — its product is MKKMTNDFGNIIADNQNSLSAGAKGPLLMQDYLLLEKLAHQNRERIPERTVHAKGSAAYGELKITADLSKFTKAKVFAKGEVTPLFLRFSTVAGEAGAADGERDVRGFAIKFYTREGNWDLVGNNTPTFFIRDAYKFPDFIHTQKRDPRTHLRNANAAWDFWTLCPEALHQVTILMSDRGIPASYRHMHGFGSHTYSFINDKNERFWVKFHFKTMQGIKNLTNAEAEALIAKDRESHQRDLYEAIDKGDFPKWKVQLQILAENDTDKLGFNPFDLTKIWPHSIVPLIDVGEMVLNKNPENYFNEVEQAAFSPSNIVPGIGFSPDKMLQARIFSYPDAQRYRIGTNYHLLPVNRARSEVNTYNVAGAMNFDTYKNGAAYYEPNSFSDSPKEDKSYLEPDLNLEGGAQRYAPLDNDFYTQPRALFNIMNESQKNQLFANIAASMQGVEKAIIDKALAHFEKIAPEYKKGVENALKA
- the flgN gene encoding flagellar export chaperone FlgN, whose amino-acid sequence is MIKTYLENANTILDELIALTEDDITQIQAGKHSGVKASVDKKTALIQKFTNVKKQIDQSLLELSENGSKNLAEILDDEDKEKLASFKQRLQELHKINKEYAKYVLIVKDFLDGLLNTMFDNGSGTNNAYGDKKTTPESLFKLNV